A segment of the Triticum urartu cultivar G1812 chromosome 1, Tu2.1, whole genome shotgun sequence genome:
accaatgcaagagctaatctagcaatgagagatgaaaggacaaagttgctaacctttgtgatcatttgaatggatgagggccttcaaatcttgacaaattttgggcaaattttgtgatgaactcgagaggaagaagggaagaacagaggagagggccggagaggggaaagggggaagaacagagtgctggtggacgaagggtttatataggacgacctttagtaccggttcgtggcacgaaccggtactaaaggtgctggaggggccccactctgacaacatcctgccaccactctcattagtaccggttcgtggcacgaaccggtgctaaaggttcgccacgaaccggtactaatgaaagcggcccggctatccgttggaaccggcactaatgtatacattagtgccggctcaaatacaaaccggcactaatgtgcttcacgtttgaccatttttctactagtgtatgtgttgtccatgccctatatgtgggaatacgaagtcttactctgaccggaaaatccttcacacccacctactttacaagggtttcatgccacactataatgtttggacgaggcacggagaaataggggttatgatggaaggcggcgaagaagaagagtacgatgacaactatgtgccccctgaatacggtgatgctactgaacatcaagaggaaccagacgatgtgcatGATGGTGCTGCAACGGgcgaagctgctgaagatcaagaggaaccagacgatatgcccgatgatgatgatctccgtcgggtcattgtcgatgcaaggacgcaatgcgaaagtcaaaaggagaggctgaagttcgatcgcatgttagaggatcacaaaaaagggttgtaccccaattgcgaagatggcaacacaaagctcggtaccgtactggaattgctgcagtggaaggcagagaatgctgtgcctgataaaggatttgagaagctactaaaaataatgaagaagaagcttcctaaggataacgaattgcccgacagtacatacgcagcaaagaaggtcgtatgccctctaggattggaggtggagaagatacatgcatgccctaatgactgcatcctctaccgcggtgcatacaaggatctgaacgcatgcccggtatgcggtgcattgcggtataagatcagacgagatgaccctggtgatgttgacggcgagcctcccaggaagagggttcctgcgaaggtgatgtggtatgctcctataataccacggttgaaacgtctgttcagaaatggagagcatgccaagttgatgcgatggcacagtgaggaccgtaagaaagacgggaagttgagagcgcccgctgacgggtcgcagtggagaaaaatcgagagaaagtactgggatgagtttgcaaaggacccaaggaacgtatggtttgctttaagcgtggatggcattaatcctttcggggagcagagcagcaatcacaacacctggcccatgactctatgtatgtataaccttcctccttggatgtgcatgaagcggaagttcattatgatgccagttctcatccaaggccctaagcaacccgacaacgacattgatgtgtacctaaggccattagttgaagaccAAGCAATCACATGAACACGACACcaagatttgttaacgaggttcaccgatatggctacatcccgggggcctgactacgggcgctcctccccgtgacaccgtcacaataccgcacccggtcgccctggacaccggcacatgccgccggcttcccctgcgttccggtgctattatgttggcataggttacatcgtgtgtttACCCCTACTATATATAAGAGGCCCGGGATACAAGTGTCCTAGGACACGACTCCGTATCCTATTTAAACACGATACAACTACAAGttcaactgtaacctaccttgtacactatATTCAACACAACTCCAACAAGTCAGATTATGACAACTGTAGCAGTTTGGGTAACCTTACCTGCTACTCCTTCTTTGTTTTTCCATCACCATCACTGGCCTTTCATGGTTTCCAAGAACAAACTGGAGCAGGTAGGCTTCATCCCTGCCAGCACATACAGGTTAACTAACTGCTACAAGGCAGGCATATTCCGCAGTAAACATAGTTTAACTAACATGTTTTGGCCTCGTcggaaagaaaaaagaagaatGATTGCATCTGAATCCGATGGGGTTTTCCCCCTCTTGGTGACTGACCCAAATTGAATTGAGTTGTCAAGACAAATTGCAACAATGGTTATACATGGAACAAATTGCCTGAACAATAGATAGGTTAGCTGACTGCCCCAAGCACGCTGAAGCAAAAAAACTCTGCTCCAGCTAGTTGTGTATTTTAACTTGAGCTGAGCTCAACTTGCTGAAAAAAGTAACGCGTACCCAGTGTACTGTAGCGCACTCACTAATCAAATGATTATAAGTACAACAAGTGCCCCAAGCTGCCGGCCTAAGCTATATTTTAATAAGTAATGAGCCATTGCTCATTTGTTCATCTTTTGGTGGTGTTACTTGATCAAAGAGAACGGTTGTTGGCATGAGGGAGTAAATCGAGCTAACCACTGTTTCAGCAGGGATGGATGTCACTCGGCAGTTAATTAGAAGCAGTGGTTCTGCTGAAAACATGAGGCAAGTCACAAAACAGCAAGTCTGGGATTGAGTTGAGTTGTTAGCCTGAAGGCTCACCAATACCAGCTTGAATCTTGCCAGTTTGCATATCGTGTAGTGTAGGACTTACCTGGTGGTAGCACATCAAAAGCAAGAAAGTCAGTGAAGTTTGTTTTAAAGAATACGTATGAACAAAAATGGTAGGTAGGTCGCCTTACTTGCTTATTTTCTCTTTGTTTTCCATCACCATCACCGGCCCTTTGTGATTTCGAAGCGCCTTCCTACGCTCGAGTTGTGAAAGCTATATATGACAAACAATAAAATACCATCTCTTACGCCTTTGATTTACATACAGGGAATCAATGGCAACATACAATAGCAAATGCGTAACAATGATAATGATATGCATCAAAGGAAAGACAATAGAGGCAGATTATGGCAAATTGTACTAGTAGTTTGTTACCTGCTTCTGTTTCTTTTCGGTCACTGTCAGTGACCGGTTTCCAATAGCAAATTGGTGATAGTAGGTGAAGTATATAACTGCGTCAAGGCATAATCAGCAGTAAATATAGCAGGTTATGCAATACAGTATGTTTTACCctcctactagtactagtactaggcGAAAAAGGATGAATCAAGGATTGCATCTGAATCAGTGGCCCAAAAAGTTGTGTTGTGTAAGACAAAGTGCATGCATCAATGGTTACAGCAACCTACCTCTGCATCTTATCCGCTGATTAAGATTGAGATTCAGATTCAGATGCCCCTCTCCCATGGGCCACCGATTCAGATTCAGATTCAGATTACTCCCATGGGCATCAATTGGATGGATCAAGAACCTCTGCATCTGCTAAGACCAAACATATATAGCTCCTTCCAGGGGCAGGATGGAGCTCACCTGCTAAGGGCGAATGAATACTCACCTCACCATAGCGGCCGCGCCGGCGGCGGAGGACAATTGCTAGCAGATCTCAGACAGGGCCAGAGGGGGTGGGGGTGCGCGGCGGCGGAGAAGACTGGGAAACAGAGGAGCTCGATTCAGACATGGCGGCGGACTCTGCTCTGGCGGCAATGGGCAGAGGACACAGAGACTGATTTGTTTTTGTGTGCACGCAAATAAAACAAATGAAATGAAAGATGATTTTTTTAAATATATAAAATTTTGTAGTTGAATTTCTGCGAAACATATATATCCTGATGTTCTGTTTCTACTATACCACTATAAAAGAAAGAGAGGGCGGAGAACCAGATCATCCTATTCATCGAAACCTACAATCTGATGGTCTACATCACTCCAACATACTAAACGCGTTTTACACTTTAATTACCCACCATGCCATTACTTACAGCTTGTTTGGCTCCCCTGATTTCATTTCATTTGGCTGAAATGAAATGAAATGAAATCTCTATCAAGATTTCATTTGGCTGAATCTAGATTCCAAATCCAAATTTCATGTTTGGCTGTCACTAGGATTTTGAGGTCAAATCTGTACCAGAACCAAAATGAGCATGAAACTATACCAGCACCAACGCACTAGCCTTTGTGCTAGGAATAAATAGTATGAACAAATCTGTACCAACACCAACATTGACAGCTCGTTTGTTCACACATGGCAATGTTTTGCATTAAACTGAACCATGCCAATACATATAACTTAAACATGAGACTTTGTAAAAAGTTAATCTTTGCAATACGACAAAGGTTCACAACAACATCAAATGATCATAATCTAGTCAAGGTTACATAAAAACTGAATCTTTGCATTATTAGCACCATCCAAGAAAGATTTTCATTGCTCAAGGATCTTCATTTCTTCGTTCTGTTCGTTCAACATCACACTTCACCCAAAATTTCCTGCAAAATATGATGAGAAATGGTGACATATGGTCTCATAGGGCAATAAACAATCCTTGAACACAATGGTTGGTAGAAATTGCTCAAAGTGAAAGATGAGGATAGCCAAGAAGACAAATCGAAGTGTCACACGATAAGCTTTAGCTTGCAACAATCTCTAGGAAGGGTAAGAAAACTCAACTTGATATAGAAATTTTTCAAAGGTTAACTTGCACTTCATTTGCACAATTATCATGAATCGAAAGGTAATAGCAAAAAACCATCAACAACCGAGTAGGTTAAGTAGGACCGAAACTAAGTCGATAAAAGACTACAGCCACTAAATAAGCATATATCTGGTTGATGTATTCTAGACTAATAATGCCACCTCTCGACCGAAGAAAAAAAGACTAGTTCATAAGAGACCTTCAAACACACTGAATATTTATGTGCATGCAAAATATGTTCATAAAACCTTGTTTCAGGAGACAAGGCAGAACAAGTTGTTCTCAAACATGGCAGGAAAACGTTGTTTTATCAAGCCATGTTTGGGAAGACCTGGCAGGAAAACCTTATTAAGATGATAACATAAAACCTTCTATCATGCTAATCTCAAACATGGAAATAGGTAAGTACATAAATATGATGAAAAGCAAGCAAGCAAGCTGCTGCCTCCTCTGCTCCATATTGGCATGACAAAATACAGGACACCCATAATATTGTACTATAACAAACAACTAAGGACAAAATGCAGTAGAGCTTGCTAGTTGGTAAGTAATCACAGAACAAGAAACATACCTTCATTGGTTGATTTGCTTGAGGATCCATTTCTTCTTCATCCTTTCAGGCAGCGCCATAAGAGCCTTGAACTTGCGGTCATCTGCTATGAGGATATCATAAGCTGCTAGCAAGCCATCATCATCCAGTCCCACAATTGCATTGAGAGCGTCAAGTATTTCTTCAGGAGAGGAGGGTTTCTCAGGAGGAGCAACTTGAGCGATATCAGCTTTGTAGGCACTGGTAAAATTATCCAATTTCTCTCCAAGCATAGATGCAATTGAGTCATCCGATCGATATCTTTTCCTCGCCGGTTTGGGTTGAAGATGTTGCGGCAGAATCAGTGTTGATGTTGTTGACATTCTCTGCAGCCATTTCCGCTGCACTTTCACCAGCAGTTCTGGCTCCGGTTCCGGTGGCATGATCCTTCGAGAAGACAAGGCTGATAGAGTCCCAAAACTTTATGACCTTGTGCCTGTAGCATGCTGCATCTTTGTTTGCCTGCAACCCATGAAGACAAATAGTCTCATGTCATGGTGGAAAATGAACACACATCCATCCAAACACCAAACACACATCCAAAGAGAAAATCGTAGACTACAGCTAAGATGTAACTCATGTCATGGTGCAAAATCACATAAATAATGGGGAAAACAAGTGCACTGCTGCAAGTTGTGATTGTTTCTCAAGAGAAGGCTGATTACTAATATAATAGCAAAACATAGGGGAAATGATGAGTAAACTACTGATTAGAAGGCTATGCATGAACAAGTATAAGTGCATGTTTTCAAATAAACTTGGCTGAATTCCACATCATGATGGAGAAGGTGGAGAAGGTGTATAAGTGCATGTTTTCGAATAAACTACTTGACCACATGAATGATGAAAATGAATCTTGTGGCCATGCCATGAATACATAGATGCTCAAGATGTAGTGCTTACCTTGACATAGTTTCTCCACACGTCCTCACTATCAACCATAAGCTTGTTATGGATCCAATCCCACCCAAAACCACTCGTTGACAACATCTTGCTGACATTGACATAGTGTCTATCAATAGTCTTGCACCTTGATATGACATTCTCCTTTGTGATATCCACATTGCACTTGGCTCGAACATTCTTGACAACTGCAGTGTAAACATGTGGCTTCCACCCATTTTGAGCACGATCCCCTCTATTGTAATGCTCCACGAACACATTCAGCATTGCTTCATCCATTTCATCCGTCCAGGTAAGGTAGTTTCTACCTCCTTTCTTCTCCACATCCATATCTTCCTGCAAGCAACAATATATGTATGAGACAAACGTAGAatccagagagagagagagggggttcAAAAATAGGCATATGAAATATATGAACATACAAATGAATGAAATCAATGATTGGCTCCCCCGCGTCTCCTTTGGTAATCTGCCCACATTTGATTAGCTAAGGTATCTCGCTTGTTGTTCCACTCAGTTGTTGATTCAACATGTCTAATCATGTTTGGTTCTTCAGGATGTTCGATGGCAGCAACATTTAACTGATTATCCACGTCAATTAGCATTATATGATCCATCTCTCTCTGCCTATCTCTTAGAAAGTTATGCAATATGCAGCAAGCATTAATGACACGGATCTGCGAGATGGTATTATTGGCGTgttaataaaaaaataaaaataaacggAGGCTTGGTTTTGCAAAATACTATGTGATACCTGATTCCGTATGCGAAAAAATGAACTAGTCCTCAAAATAGCCCATCTCATCTTTAGTAGACCAAAAGTTCTCTCTATCACATTCCTAGCTGATGCATGTCGCAGATTATATAACTCTCTTGGAGTTTGTGGGTTATTTCCATTAGCTGCCCATTCTTTCAAATGGTACCGGACTGACCGGTATGGAGCAAAGAAGCCCGGACCATTAGTGTACCCAGCATCTACAAGGTAGTATTTTCCTAATGTTTGCAAAAATAACAAGTATTAGATATTATATTTACAttgaaatatcataacttagttgTTCTACCGTACCAAGACAGAGAATTACCATGTGGAACTCTAAAAGCGTCTTGTTGTGACATTGCATCTCGCAACACTCGTGAATCAGATGCAGAACCTTCCCATCCAGCTAAGACATACAAAAACTTCATATTCCGGTCACAAACACCAAGCACATTAGTGGTCACATCTTGCTTTCTATTCCTGTATCTGCCTTGCTTGAGAGCGGAAACACGGACATCAACATGTGTGCCATCTAAAGCTCCTAGCCCATCTGGAAACCATTTCCATCTACTATCCTCGGGCTGCTCAGCTGAAGGGGTTGGTAGCTTTATAAACTCATGAGACAAGGAAAGGACAGCTCTTAAGATCTCATTGAAATGCCTACTGATGGTCTCGAGTGCCCATCTGTACGTGCTTTCAATTAACCGGtatttcatcccatggcttagcACTAGCAGAAACATTGTGACTGATTCTTCAACCGACACATAAAATGTGTCCCCCAAACCACATCTTTCACGCAAGATAGCGCACAGGTCCACAAAGGACCGTTTAGTTAGGCGCAAACTATCAAAACAGTGCTTGTTAGAACCCCGATAAATTGATCTAAGCATCTGCTTTCTAATCCTAATCTCCGCCTCATCCTCACTGAAATCATCAAGCTCTCTAATCTTCCTCTGACAATACGTGTGTTGAACTATCGCGACAACCGACACAAAAAATCCAGCAGCTGCCCTCTTCCTTTTCTTTCTCCTCTCATCACCATGCAATGTGTTAATGTACAAGTCCGACATCTATATTAAGATGAAGAAAATAACAATTGAGAAAGAACTCAAGCTCGATTACTAGTGATACACAAAAAACTCATGCTTATTACTAGTGATACACAAAAAACAGATGCAGTTGCTTGTCAAGAAAGCTTAGATGGAGGAAAAAGATGGGCAAAACCCAAACAGGGTTTATGCTACTTTCGGTTTCACTTTTGTCAGGTGGATGAACAGACCTGCGCCCCCATACTTTTGGAAAAATAGATCATAACAAACAAAACCATCAAGCATTAGAGTTTCACATAAAAAGAAGCTTCAATCGCCATACGATACAATTGACACAGTCTTATTGAACATGTTATTAACACTCTCTCCTAAAACGGAGTGAATCAAAACTATCCTGAACTTGTATTTCAAAACATTATGCTCAAGTATCTAGCTTCAATAACAAGCCCGAATATAAAATCAGCTCAGTCTGGAAAAAACCCAGTCTGATTCAGACAAAAAATCATTATGCAAGCACACTGAAATTGTTCTATACTGAATTCAGACAAAAAATCAGTGTGCAAACATATTGAAATCAGGGGTTCATGTCTGCTTGCGGCCCATACTGAATTGTTCTATACTGAATCCAGACAAAAAAATCACTGTCCAACCACACTGACTTTGTTCTATACTGAATTCAGACAAAATAATCAGTGTGCAAAACGCATTAAATTCAGAGATCCATTCTGTTTGCATAGAGGGGACGCAGACACGCTGACCACGTACCACAAAAAGGTCGATCTTCCGGGGTGTGGAGCTGACCGACCGTGGGCTGGCGGAGGAATCGTCAAGAAGTCGATCTTCTGTCCGGATCGGGTGGCTGGATGGAGGTGGGTTCAGGTTAGGGGTAGGGTTCAAGCAGAAAAGATCCACCAGAGAGAGGGAGGGGGAGaagagaggtggagggagaaccTACCAGGATTTGAGAGCTCGACGACGGCGCTGTGGTCACCGGAGGCAGCACACCATCGAACAGAAAGCTTCGCGTGTAGAGGGGACGGGGGAAGAGAACTCGGGGAGAAGCTATTCACCGGCGGGGGGTGCATCAGCGGCGGCCGAGAAGGTGGGGctcatggcggcggcggcggcggcgggcgtcAGGGTAGGGTGGGGGAAGGAGGCGAGAGACGAAGGCGTCGGGGTAGGGTGGGGGAAGCGAGCGAGTGGAATCTGGGAGAATGACGGGCGAGGGGCTGGGATTTGGGACTAGGCCAAGTTTACATCCTCTGGAATCTTAGAATGAAATCCACCCTCAATTCTGTGGCAGCCAAACAAGTATATTCCGGAATTCGCAAATGAAATCCACCAAATCCGACCCAAATGATGGGTACCAAACGAGCTGTTAATGATTTACCAATCGTCTCGCACGCCCGCACGCCCCTTCCAACCTCTCGACCACACCGCCGCTCGGACCCTGCTCGCCAACCGCTCGCCCCCTCCTCATTCTCCCGCGCCGTTCGCCGCCCCGCAAAATTCCGCAGCCGTTAGCCGCGGAGACGCCGCCCGCCCCGCGCTCTTCGCCGCCGGCGACTGCTGGGCGACAGATCGCCGTTCACGCAGCAGAACTGGCAGGGGGACAGCAGAACTGGCAGGAGGATAACATCAGGATCCAACATAAGGTTCCTGGTCCACCCTTTTCGCCGCACTAAATTTGGAATGCTTGCTTTTTCCTTGTGCTGATGGTTGGGGTTCTGCAGACTTGGCAGAGATCGTGAATTTCCTCGGTATCACGCATAGCAATTCAGGTGAGAGGAATGcatctctttgttctttgaggCTTACATTTGTTGAGTGTTAGATTTTGTTACAGACAGATGCTAGATATATGGTGTGTGATGAGAATTGCAAACTCAGATTCAGCGTGCATCATCTTTTGTGTTGTTGCATGGGAGAGGTAGGCGAGTGGACCTTCTCCGTCTAATTGTTAACTTGGTGGAAGCTAGCTTCTACGTCGACCACCCAGAGTGAAGGTTGGTATAACACTGATAATCGGTAGCTATTTTCACTTGAACAGTTTCCAGCACTGTAAGCAGAAAGGACTATTTGATGCAGAATGTACTTCATTGTACAGAAAGTATTAGATGATGTTTTAACCTTAGTATATTGGGGCATCCGAAACATAGATTACCTGACAAATTGCTCCCTGGTAGTGTTGATGAGCAGTTAGAAAAGGATGTACAACTTGTAGATTCCATTGCGGAGAAACAGGCACAAATTTTTTCAGAAGAATGCAAGCCTTTTCCCGCTGCTGtccaaatacaatcaattaaCCCACTGTAAGTGCACCCAATTCGATGTTCTTGTCAATTGTATTATTTAGAAGTGCAGATTTCTAGCACACGTATAATTCTGAAATGTTGCTGTCTTTGACCCCAGATGACAAGCAATTTCAAGAACCACCACCATTAGAATAAATATAGTATGTGTGTTTAACAATCTTCTCTTTATGACTGTTTAGAAATCTAAAGTATCAAGACTGTTCTGTTTCTACAGGATTTTTTAGTATCATGTGTATAGAATAACAGGCACATTTTGGAATAATTACAGTGCATAGCTGCTTAGTTTAGTTCAGAAAGGGGAGAACCATAAGGATCGCGCGCAAGTTAAAGCTTTGCTCGGTTCCTTCTTTAGCTCATTTCCTTTGACTTTTGTACAACCAAATCAGAAGCTTGGATGATGTCAGGTTGAATCTCGAGGTTCTCAAGCATTTGTGATGGTATTACCAGTAATCTAAGTAAAAAGTTCTAGATATGTGTGATGGTCTTGATCAGAGGTCTTTACAAGGGTCTGGTAGCAGTTCTTCTGCCTGGACGCCCATCATAAAGAACTAGCAGCATGGTTCTTAAAAATTTACCGGGATAAGATAGTTATAATAATCTTTGGCAGTATCAAAACTATAATTAGAACCACACTACATTTATTCGTTTCAGCTATATTTAAATTCTTTTCTGATTCCAGCCTGTTAGTGTTGTTGCAGACTATTGGTTGTTACATATTTCAAATCACTTCGGCTAAATCAGAAAAGAATTTAAATATCTGCATCAAATACCATTACTACTAGCAGAACAATGGAACTGAGTGTACAAAATCTTTCTTTCATAGCAATTATCCGTGCTGATGAAATATACGGCCCTCATGTTTTGCAGAACAATTCAGTGAAATGTACAAAGTTGGTAACCTCATTATGAAAATGGATAACCTTGGATGGTAAAGAAGACTTGCTTACTCTATTCCTTTGCTCTGCTTACTAATGATGCcggaagatgcaacatactaatTGTTTCACTGTTATTGCTGAAAACTGGACGTGGTGAGTATCGTCAAAATTTTATCCATTTTTCATTTTCTTCACATTTTTAGCAAAATGAGTATTCTAAAAGCTTAGTAAATAGATAAATTGGTTTCATAACGTTTGGATTTTAGAGGCTTGTAATGCACTGCGAGTTTTATATGTTGACGAGCTGCCTTGCATATCAACGAAGTTATTGAGCCCGTGCTTGCATACATATATATGGTTGTATCGTAAGAACACTCTTCATAGTTGTTTTTCAAGGCCGAGAAGGTGTTGCTGTTGGTGACATGTGTTGTAGCAGGGGAACTTTTGTGGTGTTTATCTTGTAATAACTCAATTTGATAGTGGAAACTGATTGAATTATCAATGTACATTTGTCTATAAATTAGCAGTCTTGGCCCCTTTAGAAAAGAGAGTACAACTAAATTGTTGAAAGTGCAATTCTACGGTAAGTACTTTTCAGGTTGTCGGACAAACTACATCTATGAACAGTATGCCTCATTTGGCTCTTGCGGGGGCAGAGAGATAAAATAAACCTGCCATCAGTAGGCGAGTCCAAACAATGGATGGCAAGCTGTGCTAGACAGTTTTTTTGAATATTTGTACTAGCCAATTTGGGTACGAGTGATGCTCACGGAGGCCATTCTATGTTGCTGACGGACTGTCCTGtctatatactccctccgtccggaaatacttgtcagagaaatctagatacatccatttttc
Coding sequences within it:
- the LOC125532613 gene encoding uncharacterized protein LOC125532613 encodes the protein MDVEKKGGRNYLTWTDEMDEAMLNVFVEHYNRGDRAQNGWKPHVYTAVVKNVRAKCNVDITKENVISRCKTIDRHYVNVSKMLSTSGFGWDWIHNKLMVDSEDVWRNYVKANKDAACYRHKVIKFWDSISLVFSKDHATGTGARTAGESAAEMAAENVNNINTDSAATSSTQTGE